The following coding sequences are from one Mytilus trossulus isolate FHL-02 chromosome 8, PNRI_Mtr1.1.1.hap1, whole genome shotgun sequence window:
- the LOC134727413 gene encoding uncharacterized protein LOC134727413, which produces MKIKAENIKRGDEKQQTIQEDIKHITKGLQSNHLDRLKMDLQNELDSVWDNEKSKTKAFINEIEEKKTDLNEILHSLLALRNHSSKTQQFLGVHQIEKQLSPYKRYIDELWQDDRLKDICIDVEENENVLKVVSACESLKSLGHVFVVKKETSRDNDNIFREVQVECRDNQFFRNISLELETKTDILHINDTLQVVTAMLCLTDNRVILIAGKERILLFKTDCNFEKNIKVLGEPFGVAELEKDTIAVSFPNEMVVKIINLNNDSVEKVIELYKKCLGLSSLKNTIAVGLHLQRNDEIRVIDLEGNTLRSVNVASETLLFEFLLTNNGIICSDNHGLSVSFVEWKGKQVWEFKSDDLKDPQGICTDNYGNIFLADDISDKVVVISRDGKRSNVLLSEKDGIEEVRSICFSKIESAVFISDVTGTYLARYKVLYG; this is translated from the coding sequence ATGAAAATAAAGGCAGAAAATATCAAACGTGGAGATGAAAAACAGCAAACAATTCAAGAAGATATCAAACACATTACAAAAGGACTTCAAAGTAATCATTTAGACAGATTAAAGATGGATCTACAAAATGAACTGGATAGTGTTTGGGACAACGAGAagtcaaaaactaaagcatttataAACGAAatagaagaaaagaaaacagatttgaatgaaatattgCACAGTCTTCTGGCACTACGTAACCATTCCTCCAAAACTCAACAGTTTCTTGGAGTCcatcaaattgaaaaacaattgaGTCCATACAAAAGATACATTGATGAGTTGTGGCAAGATGATAGATTGAAAGACATCTGCATCGATGTGGAAGAAAACGAAAACGTGTTAAAAGTAGTATCTGCTTGCGAATCTCTGAAATCATTAGGACACGTATTTGTTGTTAAGAAGGAAACGTCACGTGATAATGATAACATATTTAGAGAAGTACAAGTAGAATGTAGAGATAACCAATTCTTTCGAAATATTTCTTTGGAACTGGAAACAAAAACAGATATTTTGCACATCAACGATACGTTACAAGTTGTAACAGCCATGCTTTGTCTGACTGATAATCGAGTTATACTCATTGCAGGTAAAGAAAGAATACTTCTATTTAAAACTGATTGCAATTTcgagaaaaatataaaagtattaGGCGAACCGTTTGGCGTTGCAGAACTAGAAAAGGATACAATTGCTGTGTCCTTTCCAAACGAAATGGTCGttaaaatcattaatttaaataatgattCAGTCGAAAAAGTTATAGAACTATATAAGAAATGTTTAGGTTTGTCATCCTTGAAAAATACTATCGCTGTAGGTTTACATTTACAACGCAATGATGAAATTCGGGTGATTGACTTAGAAGGAAATACACTGAGGTCAGTAAATGTTGCATCCGAAACATTACTTTTTGAATTCTTGTTAACGAATAACGGAATAATTTGTAGTGATAATCATGGTCTTTCCGTTTCATTCGTTGAATGGAAAGGAAAACAAGTCTGGGAGTTCAAAAGTGACGATTTGAAAGACCCACAGGGAATATGCACAGATAACTATGGTAATATATTTTTAGCCGATGATATTTCCGACAAAGTTGTAGTCATATCACGTGACGGAAAGAGGAGTAATGTTTTACTTAGTGAAAAAGATGGAATTGAGGAAGTAAGATCCATCTGTTTCAGCAAAATAGAATCAGCTGTTTTCATTTCAGATGTAACTGGAACATACTTGGCAAGATACAAAGTGTTATATGGATAA